A region of Bradyrhizobium sp. SZCCHNS1050 DNA encodes the following proteins:
- the cyoB gene encoding cytochrome o ubiquinol oxidase subunit I: MFDTANLTRFIFGRLTLESLPLHEPIIVGTFAMVALGGLTLFGAITYFRLWGYLWKEWFTTVDHKRIGIMYMVLGIVMLLRGFADALMMRLQQAIAFNGSEGYLNSHHYDQVFTAHGVIMIFFVAMPLVTGLMNYVVPLQIGARDVSFPFLNNFSFWMTTSGAVLVMCSLFVGEFARTGWLAYPPLSNLSYSPDVGVDYYIWALQVAGVGTLLSGVNLICTIVKMRAPGMTMMKMPVFTWTSLCTNVLIVASFPVLTAVLALLSLDRYVGTNFFTNDFGGDPMMYVNLIWIWGHPEVYILILPAFGIFSEVTSTFSGKRLFGYTSMVYATVVITILSYLVWLHHFFTMGSGASVNSFFGITTMIISIPTGAKMFNWLFTMYRGRIRFELPMMWTVAFMLTFVIGGMTGVLLAVPPADFVLHNSLFLVAHFHNVIIGGVLFGLFAGIAYWFPKAFGFRLDPFWGKMSFWFWTVGFYFAFMPLYVLGLMGVTRRLRIFDDPSLQIWFIIAGIGAFLILLGIASFLIQIAVSILRREQLADVSGDPWNARTLEWATSSPPPAYNFAFTPVVHDNDAWWDMKRRGYARPLAGFKAIHMPSNTGTGMILAGLSTTMAFGLIWYMWWMAAGSFVALLAVAIGHTFNYHRSFHIPADEVISVERARTKLLVAGAKS, encoded by the coding sequence ATGTTCGACACTGCCAATCTCACCAGGTTCATCTTCGGCCGGCTGACGCTGGAGTCGCTGCCGTTGCACGAGCCGATCATCGTCGGCACCTTCGCGATGGTCGCGCTCGGCGGCCTCACGCTGTTCGGCGCCATCACCTATTTCCGGCTGTGGGGCTATCTCTGGAAGGAGTGGTTCACGACCGTCGACCACAAGCGCATCGGAATCATGTACATGGTGCTCGGCATCGTCATGCTGCTGCGCGGCTTCGCCGATGCGCTGATGATGCGCCTTCAGCAGGCGATCGCGTTCAACGGCTCCGAAGGTTATCTCAACTCGCACCACTATGATCAGGTGTTCACGGCGCACGGCGTGATCATGATCTTCTTCGTGGCGATGCCTTTGGTCACCGGCCTGATGAACTACGTTGTGCCGCTGCAGATCGGCGCCCGCGACGTGTCGTTCCCGTTCCTCAACAATTTCAGCTTCTGGATGACCACGTCGGGCGCCGTTCTGGTGATGTGCTCGCTGTTCGTCGGCGAGTTCGCGCGCACCGGCTGGCTGGCCTATCCGCCGTTGTCGAACCTCTCCTACAGTCCGGATGTCGGCGTCGACTATTACATCTGGGCCCTGCAGGTCGCCGGCGTCGGTACGCTGTTGTCCGGCGTCAACCTGATCTGCACGATCGTGAAAATGCGTGCGCCCGGCATGACCATGATGAAGATGCCAGTCTTCACCTGGACCTCGCTGTGCACCAACGTGCTGATCGTCGCCTCCTTCCCGGTGCTGACGGCGGTGCTGGCGCTGCTGTCGCTCGATCGCTACGTCGGAACCAACTTCTTCACCAATGATTTCGGCGGCGATCCGATGATGTATGTCAACCTCATCTGGATCTGGGGCCATCCGGAGGTCTACATCCTCATCCTGCCGGCCTTCGGCATCTTCTCCGAGGTGACCTCGACCTTCTCGGGCAAGCGGCTGTTCGGCTACACCTCGATGGTCTACGCCACCGTCGTCATCACCATCCTGTCCTACCTGGTCTGGCTGCACCACTTCTTCACGATGGGCTCCGGCGCCAGCGTGAACTCGTTCTTCGGCATCACCACGATGATCATCTCGATCCCGACCGGCGCGAAGATGTTCAACTGGCTGTTCACGATGTATCGCGGCCGCATCCGCTTCGAGCTGCCGATGATGTGGACGGTCGCCTTCATGCTGACCTTTGTGATCGGCGGCATGACCGGCGTGCTGCTTGCAGTGCCGCCGGCCGACTTCGTCTTGCACAACAGCCTGTTCCTGGTCGCGCATTTCCACAACGTGATCATCGGCGGCGTGCTGTTCGGCCTGTTCGCCGGCATCGCCTACTGGTTCCCCAAGGCGTTCGGCTTCAGGCTCGATCCGTTCTGGGGCAAGATGTCGTTCTGGTTCTGGACGGTGGGCTTCTACTTCGCCTTCATGCCGCTCTACGTGCTCGGCCTGATGGGCGTGACCCGTCGGCTGCGCATCTTCGACGATCCGAGCCTGCAGATATGGTTCATCATCGCCGGCATCGGCGCGTTCCTGATCCTGCTGGGCATCGCGAGCTTCCTGATCCAGATCGCGGTCAGCATCCTCCGCCGCGAGCAGCTCGCCGACGTCTCCGGCGATCCCTGGAATGCGCGCACCCTGGAATGGGCGACGTCGTCGCCGCCGCCGGCCTACAACTTCGCCTTCACGCCCGTCGTCCACGACAACGACGCCTGGTGGGACATGAAGCGCCGCGGTTACGCGCGTCCGCTCGCCGGCTTCAAGGCGATCCACATGCCGAGCAACACCGGTACCGGCATGATTCTGGCGGGCCTCAGCACCACCATGGCATTCGGACTGATCTGGTACATGTGGTGGATGGCGGCAGGCAGCTTCGTCGCGCTGCTCGCGGTCGCGATCGGCCACACCTTCAACTATCACCGCAGCTTCCACATCCCGGCCGATGAGGTCATAAGCGTCGAGCGCGCGCGCACCAAGCTGCTCGTGGCAGGAGCCAAGTCATGA
- the cyoA gene encoding ubiquinol oxidase subunit II: MRYWKFLALLPLGLALGGCNLVVLSPSGDVAAQQRDLVIIATVLMLLIVVPVMAATAIVAWRYRQSNQAAAYTPDWDHSTQLELLIWAAPLLIIICLGAVTWMGTHLLDPYRTLGRISAERAVTPQDKPLEVDVVALDWKWLFIYPEYGIASLNELAAPVNRPLDFRITSSSVMNSFYIPALAGQIYAMPGMQSRLHAIINKPGVYRGFSANYSGAGFSGMRFAFHGLSDVEFAGWIEKAKASGAELGKPDYLKLERPSANEPVRYYASVDSDLFRAVLNMCVEPGKMCMSEMMAIDARGGMGMAGVRNTLPLAYDKFAGRGAVFGAEPSFVAGGVCLPGDQVTRMADDSSPTVLAPLDWTPLQGRGLERPGLLRPSKATFITGTTSKSDS; the protein is encoded by the coding sequence GTGCGTTACTGGAAATTCTTGGCACTGCTGCCGCTGGGGCTCGCGCTCGGAGGCTGCAATCTGGTCGTGCTCTCGCCCTCCGGTGACGTGGCCGCCCAGCAGCGCGATCTCGTGATCATCGCAACTGTGCTGATGCTGCTGATCGTGGTGCCGGTGATGGCCGCAACCGCCATCGTGGCCTGGCGCTACCGCCAGTCGAACCAGGCGGCGGCCTACACGCCGGATTGGGATCACTCCACCCAGCTCGAGCTTCTGATCTGGGCGGCGCCGCTGCTGATCATCATCTGCCTGGGCGCGGTGACGTGGATGGGCACGCATCTGCTCGATCCCTATCGCACGCTCGGACGCATCTCCGCCGAGCGCGCGGTGACGCCGCAGGACAAGCCGCTCGAGGTCGACGTCGTCGCGCTCGATTGGAAGTGGCTGTTCATCTATCCCGAATATGGCATCGCCAGCCTCAACGAGCTTGCGGCGCCGGTGAACCGGCCGCTCGATTTCAGGATCACCTCGTCGTCGGTGATGAACTCGTTCTACATCCCCGCGCTCGCCGGCCAGATCTATGCGATGCCGGGCATGCAGAGCCGGCTGCACGCCATCATCAACAAGCCCGGCGTCTATCGCGGCTTCTCGGCGAACTACAGCGGCGCCGGCTTCTCCGGCATGCGCTTTGCCTTTCATGGCCTGTCTGACGTCGAATTCGCCGGTTGGATCGAGAAGGCCAAGGCCAGCGGCGCCGAGCTTGGCAAGCCGGACTATCTCAAGCTGGAGCGTCCCAGCGCGAACGAGCCGGTCCGCTACTACGCATCGGTGGATAGCGACCTGTTTCGCGCCGTCCTCAACATGTGCGTCGAGCCCGGCAAGATGTGCATGAGCGAGATGATGGCGATCGACGCGAGAGGCGGCATGGGCATGGCCGGCGTCCGCAACACGCTGCCGCTCGCCTACGACAAGTTCGCCGGCCGCGGCGCCGTGTTCGGCGCCGAGCCGAGCTTCGTTGCCGGCGGCGTCTGCCTGCCGGGCGATCAGGTCACGCGGATGGCCGACGATTCCTCGCCGACGGTCCTGGCGCCGCTCGACTGGACGCCGCTGCAGGGCCGTGGATTGGAGCGGCCCGGCCTGCTGCGGCCGTCCAAGGCCACCTTCATCACGGGGACAACCTCCAAATCGGATTCGTGA
- a CDS encoding MFS transporter: MTQAAATADGETQLSRTHEAHPGEIAIGVIIGRTSEFFDFFVYAIASVIVFPRLVFPFADELTQTLYSFALFALAFIARPFGSVIFMAIDRRYGKSAKLITALFLLGTSTVAIAFLPSYHTVGAAAIWLLALARIGQGLAWGGAWDGLASLLAMNAPEHRRGWYAMIPQLGAPLGLIVASVLFAFFVGYLSAADFFDWGWRYPFFVAFAINVVALFARLRMVVTPEYDELFQSRELQPARVITTIRHEGRNIVIGAFAPLASFALFHMVTVFPLSWVFLFTKETPARFLIIEAVGAVFGVVAIVVSGMLADRIGRKSLLISSAIAIAVFSGFAPQLLDAGPVGETIYMVLGFILLGLSFGQSSGAIAANFARTYRYTASALTADLAWLFGAGFAPLAALVLAANLGLLSAGGYLLSGAVCTLLALWLSAPRQLQQV, from the coding sequence ATGACACAGGCAGCGGCGACCGCCGACGGCGAAACCCAACTCTCCCGCACGCATGAGGCGCATCCGGGCGAGATCGCGATCGGCGTGATCATCGGGCGCACGTCGGAATTCTTCGACTTCTTCGTCTATGCCATCGCCTCGGTGATCGTGTTTCCGCGCCTCGTGTTTCCGTTCGCCGACGAGCTGACGCAGACCCTGTATTCGTTCGCGCTGTTCGCGCTCGCCTTCATCGCACGCCCGTTCGGCAGCGTGATCTTCATGGCGATCGACCGCCGCTACGGCAAGAGCGCCAAGCTGATCACCGCATTGTTCCTGCTCGGCACCTCGACCGTCGCGATCGCGTTCCTGCCGAGCTACCACACCGTCGGCGCCGCGGCGATCTGGCTGCTGGCGCTGGCGCGGATCGGCCAGGGCCTCGCCTGGGGCGGCGCCTGGGACGGGCTGGCGTCGCTGCTCGCCATGAATGCGCCGGAGCACCGGCGCGGCTGGTATGCGATGATCCCGCAGCTCGGCGCGCCGCTCGGGCTGATCGTCGCCAGCGTGCTGTTCGCGTTCTTCGTCGGTTATCTCTCCGCGGCCGACTTCTTCGACTGGGGCTGGCGCTACCCGTTTTTCGTGGCGTTTGCCATCAACGTCGTGGCGCTGTTCGCGCGGCTGCGCATGGTGGTGACGCCGGAATATGACGAGCTGTTCCAGTCGCGCGAATTGCAGCCGGCACGCGTCATCACCACGATTCGGCACGAGGGCCGCAACATCGTGATCGGCGCCTTCGCGCCGCTGGCGAGCTTCGCGCTGTTCCACATGGTGACGGTGTTTCCGCTGTCCTGGGTGTTCCTGTTCACCAAGGAGACCCCGGCGCGCTTCCTGATCATCGAGGCCGTCGGCGCGGTGTTCGGCGTCGTCGCGATCGTGGTGTCCGGCATGCTGGCCGACCGCATCGGGCGCAAGTCGCTCCTGATCAGCTCGGCGATCGCGATCGCGGTGTTCTCCGGCTTCGCTCCGCAACTGCTCGACGCCGGCCCGGTCGGCGAGACCATCTACATGGTGCTCGGCTTCATCCTGCTCGGCCTGTCGTTCGGCCAGTCCTCGGGCGCGATCGCCGCCAACTTCGCGCGCACCTATCGCTACACGGCCTCGGCGCTCACCGCCGACCTCGCCTGGCTGTTCGGCGCCGGCTTCGCGCCGCTGGCGGCATTGGTGCTGGCGGCCAATCTCGGCCTGCTGTCGGCCGGCGGCTATCTCTTGTCCGGCGCCGTCTGCACCCTGCTCGCGCTGTGGCTCAGCGCGCCGCGCCAACTGCAGCAGGTGTGA
- a CDS encoding thiamine pyrophosphate-binding protein, producing the protein MKISPDSAADLIARLLKRRGVSRVFALCGGHIMPIWMRLDAEGIGIIDVRDERAAVHMAQAHTELTGELGVALVTAGPGMTNAITGIANAHVSRAPVLVISGGNPRPQENRGGLQDMDHTQLVRSITRYARTVREPSLVLQELDEAISRAFGDGGEPGPVFIDFPVDTLRGIVPKALQLEEHLAPKPRAAMRPDPAEVEKAVELLWSARRVLVISGRGARGAGPELIALLDRLGAVYLDTGESRGLVPHDHPSVVGAMRGAVMGDADVVLTVGRRLDFQLAYGSPAVFKDAKFVRISDIASELRDNRRGAAEILATPAETLRAMVGLAGNRESAVDRQWAARLRAAHQERATKLKQSMATAPAGSDGRLHPNRVLSAIQDAIGNDAVVIADGGDFLSFARVGLSAPLMLDPGPFGCIGIGVPYGIAASLAYPDKPVVVATGDGAFGFNAIEVDTAVRHKAPVLIVVANNGAWQIEVHDQAVTHGKVVGTRLQFADHAAMARAFGMHAERVETEEQLGPAIQRALANRPALLDMVVTPEAVSSDAKTGLAWVPDLQPLAAWDEAERKWRGS; encoded by the coding sequence ATGAAGATCTCTCCCGACAGTGCCGCCGATCTGATCGCCCGCCTGCTCAAGCGCCGCGGCGTCAGCCGCGTGTTCGCGCTGTGCGGCGGCCACATCATGCCGATCTGGATGCGGCTGGACGCGGAAGGCATCGGCATCATCGACGTGCGCGACGAGCGCGCCGCCGTGCACATGGCGCAGGCGCATACGGAGCTCACCGGCGAGCTCGGCGTCGCGCTGGTCACCGCCGGGCCGGGCATGACCAACGCGATCACCGGCATCGCCAATGCCCATGTCTCGCGCGCGCCGGTGCTGGTGATCTCGGGCGGCAATCCGCGGCCGCAGGAGAACCGCGGCGGCCTGCAGGACATGGATCACACCCAGCTGGTGCGCTCGATCACGCGCTATGCGCGCACCGTGCGGGAACCGTCGCTGGTGCTGCAGGAGCTCGACGAGGCGATCTCCCGCGCCTTCGGCGACGGCGGCGAGCCCGGGCCCGTTTTCATCGATTTCCCGGTGGATACTTTGCGCGGCATCGTGCCCAAGGCGCTGCAACTGGAGGAGCATCTCGCACCGAAGCCGCGGGCGGCGATGCGGCCGGATCCGGCCGAGGTCGAGAAGGCGGTCGAGCTGTTGTGGTCGGCGCGCCGCGTGCTCGTCATCTCCGGCCGCGGCGCGCGTGGCGCCGGCCCGGAGCTGATCGCGCTGCTCGACCGGCTCGGTGCGGTCTATCTCGACACCGGTGAGAGCAGGGGGCTGGTGCCCCACGATCATCCGTCTGTTGTCGGCGCGATGCGCGGCGCCGTGATGGGCGATGCCGACGTCGTGCTGACGGTCGGCCGCCGGCTCGACTTCCAGCTCGCCTACGGCTCCCCGGCTGTGTTCAAGGACGCCAAATTCGTCCGCATCAGCGACATCGCCAGCGAGCTGCGCGACAACCGCCGCGGTGCGGCCGAGATCCTGGCGACACCAGCGGAGACCTTGCGCGCGATGGTGGGGCTGGCGGGCAACCGCGAGTCGGCTGTCGATCGGCAATGGGCTGCAAGACTGCGGGCGGCGCATCAGGAGCGTGCCACGAAGCTGAAGCAGAGCATGGCGACGGCGCCGGCCGGCTCCGACGGCCGGTTGCATCCGAATCGTGTGCTCTCGGCCATCCAGGACGCGATCGGCAACGACGCCGTGGTCATCGCCGACGGCGGCGATTTCCTGTCCTTTGCCCGCGTCGGCCTGAGCGCGCCCCTGATGCTCGATCCCGGCCCGTTCGGCTGTATCGGCATCGGCGTGCCCTATGGCATTGCCGCGAGCCTGGCCTATCCAGACAAGCCGGTGGTGGTCGCGACCGGCGACGGTGCCTTCGGCTTCAACGCGATCGAGGTCGACACCGCCGTCCGCCACAAGGCGCCGGTGCTGATCGTCGTCGCCAACAATGGCGCCTGGCAGATCGAGGTGCACGACCAGGCGGTGACACATGGCAAGGTGGTCGGCACCAGGCTGCAATTTGCCGATCACGCGGCGATGGCGCGCGCCTTCGGCATGCATGCCGAGCGCGTCGAGACCGAGGAGCAGCTCGGCCCCGCGATCCAGCGCGCGCTGGCCAACCGCCCGGCGCTGCTCGACATGGTCGTCACGCCGGAAGCGGTGTCGTCGGATGCCAAGACAGGACTCGCCTGGGTGCCGGACCTGCAGCCGCTTGCTGCGTGGGACGAGGCGGAACGGAAGTGGCGCGGCTCGTGA